One genomic segment of Motacilla alba alba isolate MOTALB_02 chromosome 1A, Motacilla_alba_V1.0_pri, whole genome shotgun sequence includes these proteins:
- the GOLGB1 gene encoding golgin subfamily B member 1 isoform X3, with product MEEAPEELLERLAQTEKLVVQLKDLIREKDALLQEKETVFKKEREAADAKLMKLKLQAKAKLASLNKRIEELTEKGSPLPTQALEEQLEYPKCQKNENTSEGHRGEVEVLKKQLREQEETVQDLKKQLAVAKVNLKDAEIKYATQLSSLQEVIQEKEALLEEHVHQHQAELLKMVVQSDTEVEMQQNLRTLQRKLEEQEAALLGRTQVVELLQQELHAAEKQNQTLLDQCQKMEVELSSMRDVLDAERRGSQDLREKMELELAERKLSSHRLQEEVRCLSEQLEEARRAQAELEVKYKDLEQEHRLEVEEKSRLLSRLTLAEEELQCGRAVHGAEQQQLEQDVGKLSVPSVGQGAAARGPQDELLQKFEEFVCYQDELKSQPQVQLCELEQQDKSASQEKIVDQEDQNETSFLPTENLERQNTEEIPHLPLVPRESQQEAVMVSEDAEQNKNIGAEAKLQDLWTVEAPASYVDCSSSTGVSEELVNSAMQKPFGDTSVLSEERTDGFTNRSKQFTEESCPPGILDYIAAEKQKELSVLLLELKEAQEEITFLKGQLKGPSGQTSTGSQTEANQLEENSQIQCLEREEQKAPDTQSVSLLRETEMQQIGFFQENGISFQEEPQGSPGTSQSQELIKLQNQITELQIILQKSEESFRKELGEKCAEINRLNQLAEEYRKKGEDPDSTFCVLTEEQDQLLRQAKELSTIRELKEQVKQLEEELALSEKQRLSDSQSSLLREQIQSLKNEFKSKDIKIEALQKDLDEAQLQLSDQDMQLKDLRSQIETKECEVLDLGQLLRKNTAEVEELSHKLTLKGHEAASLEQLVAEHTRSIESLQQALQEKDRQMAEISVSMSEKMVLLNEEKFSLGNELKSLKEQTSLLLKAQEEKEQNIGTKDTCLKCGVSKQQNETEAVSKENEELVNQVELLRKENEQVKRKLQAVLVNRKELLKKVTRLENELEQLSREQKSETSVAQAAAVEEDVRSMISKEMGLENQPREDYLIQLLSEKESELQSICKEKETTEARLQAGIEEMRQSLQDKANTASVTDEIMEHQTIPDKVTKTNESPEDEEENEKHSSAGTNLEEKQKSALKERISVLEQEKEQLQKKLQEALVSRKDTIKKAQEKDRHHREQLKQQKDDYNILQEQFDQQSKEKDSIQAQLRQLQEQKGSAESVFRSQGRLDSSCMEAEDTANNRLVQVVDISEEEWKEHLDKLQTEKEKLECNVSHMQRELAHKSELIFDLQQHIAQLFVEIEGLKRTSDQAAAKGASLQTELEENQVKISGGATLEDLKILVHQKDEELEFLNQQLKEKSDTLKDVQAQLLEKEESVQRLCSQLEAQAQVHEEQSKRLQIEMLEIQEKQEDNAEAAKQKNQMQRKLQAALISRKEALKESKSLKEQLANAKITIDDLSVKLTNMESQICGHVKETDTLTEKLVCLTGEREKLTAEIDKLLRENQDLDGCCKNLTLALDRVVLEKEELEKEVESLKSFQATESSEWQEKYKELQGEYETLLQSYENVSNEAERIQRVLETVRQEKQEIFIQLKGAEAKKQETDKQLQEAGQEIDEMKEKMRKFAKSKQQKILELEEENEKLRAEMHFTDGELHRTGESCANTSLKEDLECSRRECQSLSTQLETVMAEKESLNQEIVDLKCLLQVTESKLKESRELVDRYVAQQTAGEETNKAVATPSPMEESGNQVEISFLPEPPAAELEQETFESDRPCEDLGLYRQQIAELTKRIAEMEDNRRASEQQLGDIRRCVETLASEKRALEHQMGEKVHEMNDLQATVAKMEQMVQEARDDLIRMTALKDALEAEKDDLEERLMNQLAELNGSIGNYQQDATDFQIKNDQLKHELQSLQRMMHELEEEKSQMAKEKSKASSEKQKELVEKLKYNWRGESSTHIKELQELLKQKQQEIRQLQKDCIKSQEKSSSLEKTVKALEFLQSETQKEVEAAKETSAKAVEDTKKAQAELAHCRVVLDDTQSEAARVLAESIKVKEELQANKEQIKIQMKKKDEDFERRLEQEKDKHSKEMKNMEAKLATLQREKDHMETTVGDLQDSLKTKDQEARQLEGNLNKTLAQLAAFTRSMSSLQDDRDRVIDESKTWEKKFTETIQKKEEEIRCKEEACTVLQDQVKHMTMRVEELQTHISRLECNKKDWEADCRKEIQHHQKTCEILQEEKKELLTQLEGSQELYSKSQNEQQELESEISSLRDQLADLQNSFTKSELAREELGTVVKQQEMSIQNFKLNCEQLEADLQASKDLTNKLHEETSAKDQKIMSLLSAKEEAVMAALAELQQQHSEEMKELECRLSKEEDNKKALENEKNKFLDKLNHLTEKMKISREESKQQKAQLDSFTKSMSSLQDDRDRILRDYKQLEERHLVIILEKDQLIQEAAAENNKLKEEMRSFHSQMDDLNSENAKLNADLVQYREDLNQVISIKDSQQKQLLKIQLQRIQTLENEKATIETQLKESQHTQDDLRKCMEALREDKVNMSQEIETLMSSLSRVQSEMAALHEGSPIVECQAELKAREKEVQQLSHELSLSQKRIRELEGELECVQRDAAKRVGEAENRLRKELKHLHHDAGIMRNETETAEERVAELARDLMEMEQKLLEVTDENKDLRAQIQSFGRSMSSLQDSRDQANEELHILKQKYSADLEDQKSLVQNLQKQMAQLQEEQRSTVRDRDRVRSELTELQKAIDERGLLAQIEELNQQLRAKDDELLHLSLELEGSSNQVKSFSKAMASLQNDRDRLLNELDKTRKIEEVKQQAEGSISTTASEVQSLKKALASLQSDRDRVVRELENLQQQYILVGVEAAENSRLKAQLQQWEQEADKQLRLQEQLKQEGVVYQQELQQLRQEKTTWEKQSSSMKEQYLMAIAEKDKQLSHLQRLTQEMRLPFSKSQTIEEQHQSKTSPEALKGDFSSPEAEMKHLQAQLSDSLKELHQKELRIQQLNSKLSQVFEEKNALSLQLRGSSRSTCESHQHYSEVLNRCLVLERQLQELQAADKSMELFATDAAPGAPQEKNESQRGTYTPELQELQLRLSETEHLHSSTKQDMKYLEEQLQEEQDRRLAAEEALFAAQDQIRRLQSSEWSSSLSASIDMTPGHERSLLIDSMDNNSSRTRSTPGLRRLLHSLFYSRAHLPLLVAMYLLVLHVLLFLCFTGHL from the exons tgtcagaaaaatgaaaatacaagtgAAGGGCACAGAGGGGAAGTGGAAGTActgaaaaagcagctcagggagcaaGAGGAGACTGTTCAGGACCTGAAGAAACAGCTGGCTGTAGCCAAAGTGAATCTGAAAGATGCTGAAATCAAGTATGCAACACAG CTGAGTTCCCTGCAGGAAGTGATTCAGGAGAAGGAAGCTCTCCTGGAAGAGCATGTGCACCAGCATCAAGCTGAATTGCTCAAGATGGTGGTCCAGTCAGATACGGAAGTAGAGATGCAACAG AACCTGCGCACACTTCAGAGAAAGCTCGAGGagcaggaagcagctctgtTAGGACGAACTCAGGTGGTAgaactgctgcagcaggagttACATGCTGccgaaaaacaaaaccag ACACTCCTAGATCAGTGCCAGAAGATGGAAGTGGAACTAAGCTCCATGAGGGATGTGTTAGATGCAGAGAGACGAGGGTCTCAGGATCTCAGGGAGAAGATGGAGCTGGAGCTAGCTGAGAGGAAGCTGTCTTCCCATCGCTTGCAGGAGGAGGTGCGGTGTCTCTCAGAACAGCTGGAAGAGGCAAGAAGAGCACAAGCTGAGCTAGAGGTGAAGTACAAAGACCTGGAACAGGAACACAGGCTGGAGGTGGAAGAGAAGAGCCGGCTGCTCAGTCGTCTCACGTTGGCTGAAGAAGAGCTGCAGTGTGGCCGTGCTGTCCatggggctgagcagcagcagctggagcaggatgtTGGCAAGCTCTCAGTGCCATctgtgggacagggagcagcagcacgaGGGCCACAGG ATGAACTTCTACAGAAATTTGAAGAATTTGTCTGCTATCAGGACGAACTGAAATCCCAGCCACAAGTGCAGCTCTGTGAACTGGAGCAGCAG GATAAATCAgcttcacaggaaaaaatagtaGATCAGGAAGACCAGAATGAGACTTCATTCCTACCCACAGAAAACTTGGAAAGACAGAATACAGAAG AAATACCACATTTGCCACTTGTTCCCCGGGAGTCTCAGCAAGAAGCTGTGATGGTCTCAGAAGATGCAGAACAG AATAAGAATATTGGTGCTGAGGCCAAATTGCAAGACTTGTGGACTGTGGAAGCTCCAGCCTCTTATGTAGACTGCTCTTCCTCTACAG GTGTGTCAGAAGAGCTGGTGAATTCTGCAATGCAGAAGCCTTTTGGTGACACTTCTGTGCTCTCTGAG gaaagAACAGATGGATTTACCAATAGAAGCAAGCAGTTTACTGAGGAAAGTTGTCCGCCTGGAATTCTAGACTATAttgctgcagagaaacagaaggagCTGTCAGTTTTGCTGCTGGAACTGAAAGAAGCCCAAGAAGAAATAACTTTTCTGAAAGGCCAGCTCAAGGGACCCAGTGGCCAAACTTCTACAGGCAGCCAAACAGAAGCTAACCAGCTGGAAGAGAATTCACAGATACAGTGTCTGGagagggaggagcagaaggCTCCAGATACACAGAGTGTCTCATTactgagagaaacagaaatgcagcaaattggcttttttcaggaaaatgggATCAGCTTTCAGGAAGAGCCTCAAGGAAGCCCTGGCACCTCTCAATCTCAAGAGCTGATCAAGTTACAAAACCAAATTACAGAACTGCAAATAATTCTGCAGAAATCAGAAGAATCCTTTAGGAAAGAACTAGGagaaaaatgtgcagaaataaATAGGCTAAACCAGTTGGCTGAGGAAtacaggaaaaaaggagaggatCCTGACAGTACATTTTGTGTTTTGACTGAAGAACAAGATCAGCTCTTGCGTCAGGCCAAAGAACTTTCTACCATAAGAGAACTGAAGGAGCAAGTGAAGCAACTAGAGGAAGAGCTAGctctttcagaaaagcagagactATCAGACAGTCAAAGCAGTCTTCTAAGAGAGCAAATCCAGAGccttaaaaatgaatttaaatccAAGGATATAAAAATTGAAGCTTTGCAAAAGGACTTGGATGAAGCACAACTTCAGCTTTCTGACCAGGACATGCAACTAAAGGATCTGAGAAGCCAGATTGAGACAAAGGAATGTGAAGTACTTGATCTAGGACAACTTTTGAGGAAGAATACCGCAGAGGTGGAAGAGCTTTCCCACAAGTTAACCTTAAAGGGGCACGAGGCAGCAAGCCTGGAACAGCTTGTTGCTGAGCACACCAGGTCTATAGAGAGCCTGCAACAAGCCTTGCAGGAAAAGGACCGACAGATGGCAGAGATCAGTGTCAGCATGTCTGAGAAAATGGTCCTGCTGAATGAAGAGAAATTTTCTCTAGGAAATGAGCTGAAGAGTCTTAAGGAGCAGACAAGTCTGTTATTAAAAgcccaggaagaaaaagaacagaacatAGGAACAAAAGATACATGTCTGAAGTGTGGGGTATCCAAGCAGCAGAATGAGACAGAAGCAGTGAGtaaagaaaatgaggaattaGTAAATCAAGTTGAActtctgagaaaagaaaatgagcaagTAAAGCGGAAGCTGCAAGCAGTACTTGTGAACAGGAAGGAGCTTCTGAAGAAGGTAACCAGATTGGAGAATGAATTAGAACAACTGAGTAGAGAACAAAAATCAGAAACCTCagtggcccaggcagctgcagtggaggAAGACGTGAGAAGCATGATCAGCAAAGAAATGGGTCTTGAAAACCAGCCCCGTGAGGACTATCTaattcagctgctttctgaaaaGGAATCTGAGTTGCAGAGCatctgcaaggaaaaagaaactacTGAAGCACGACTGCAGGCAGGGATTGAGGAAATGAGGCAAAGCTTGCAAGATAAGGCAAACACTGCTTCAGTTACAGATGAAATAATGGAGCATCAGACAATTCCTGACAAAGTAACTAAAACCAATGAAAGCCcagaagatgaggaagaaaatgagaagcatAGTTCAGCAGGTACAaatctggaagaaaaacaaaagtctgCTCTTAAAGAAAGGATTTCAGTTCTtgaacaagaaaaagaacaacttCAAAAAAAACTTCAAGAAGCTCTTGTATCTCGCAAAGACACTATAAAAAAGGCTCAAGAAAAAGACAGGCATCACAGAGAACAactgaaacagcaaaaagaTGATTACAACATCCTGCAAGAACAATTTGATcagcaaagcaaagagaaggACAGCATCCAGGCTCAGCTCAGACAGCTCCAAGAGCAGAAAGGATCAGCAGAGAGTGTTTTTAGGAGTCAAGGTAGGTTGGATTCTTCATGCATGGAAGCAGAAGATACAGCAAATAACAGGCTTGTACAAGTTGTAGATATTTCTGAGGAAGAGTGGAAAGAACACCTTGACAAATTGcagacagagaaagagaaattggAATGTAATGTCAGCCATATGCAAAGGGAGCTTGCTCACAAATCAGAATTAATCTTTGATTTGCAACAGCACATAGCACAGTTGTTTGTAGAGATAGAAGGGCTGAAGAGAACCTCTGACCAAGCTGCAGCTAAGGGAGCAAGTCTTCAGACAGAATTGGAGGAAAATCAAGTAAAAATTTCTGGAGGGGCCACTCTGGAAGACTTGAAAATTCTTGTGCATCAAAAAGATGAAGAACTGGAATTTCTTAACCAGCAGTTAAAGGAGAAAAGTGACACTCTCAAGGATGTGCAAGCACAATTGCTGGAAAAAGAGGAATCAGTCCAAAGACTGTGTAGTCAGTTGGAGGCTCAGGCTCAGGTGCACGAGGAGCAAAGCAAGCGACTACAAATAGAGATGCTTGAAATTCAGGAGAAGCAAGAGGACAATGCAGAAGCAGCTAAGCAGAAGAATCAAATGCAGAGAAAGTTGCAAGCGGCACTTATCTCTAGAAAAGAGGCACTAAAGGAGAGCAAATCTCTAAAAGAACAGCTGGCTAATGCTAAAATTACTATTGACGATCTTTCTGTCAAGCTGACAAATATGGAAAGCCAAATATGTGGCCATGTTAAAGAAACAGATACCTTAACAGAAAAGTTAGTGTGCCTCACTGGAGAGCGAGAAAAACTTACTGCAGAAATTGATAAACTACTTAGAGAAAATCAGGATCTTGATGGATGCTGTAAAAACCTTACGCTTGCTCTGGATAGAGTTGTTCTAgagaaggaggagctggagaaggaggtggAATCATTGAAGAGCTTTCAAGCCACTGAGAGTTCTGAGTGGCAGGAGAAATACAAGGAGCTTCAGGGAGAATATGAAACTCTGCTGCAGTCATATGAGAATGTGAGTAATGAGGCTGAGCGAATTCAGCGTGTGTTGGAAACTgtgaggcaggaaaagcaggaaattttCATTCAGCTAAAAGGGGCTGAAGcaaaaaaacaggaaacagaTAAGCAGCTACAAGAAGCTGGACAGGAGATTGAtgaaatgaaggagaaaatgaggaaatttGCAAAATCAAAGCAACAAAAGATCCTAGAACTAGAGGAGGAGAATGAGAAGCTTAGAGCAGAGATGCATTTTACAGATGGAGAGCTGCACAGAACTGGAGAGAGCTGTGCAAACACTAGCCTGAAAGAAGACCTGGAGTGCTCTAGGAGGGAGTGCCAGTCTCTTTCTACTCAGCTTGAGACAGTAATGGCTGAAAAGGAGTCTCTTAATCAAGAGATTGTGGACTTGAAGTGCCTTTTGCAGGTAACAGAGTCTaagctgaaggaaagcagagaactTGTAGACAGGTATGTTGCCCAGCAGACAGCAGGGGAAGAAACTAATAAGGCAGTTGCCACACCATCACCAATGGAAGAGTCTGGAAATCAAGTGGAGATATCTTTTCTACCAGaacctcctgctgcagagctggaacaaGAGACATTTGAAAGTGATAGACCTTGTGAGGATCTTGGTCTCTACAGACAGCAAATAGCTGAGCTCACCAAGCGAATCGCTGAGATGGAAGATAATAGAAGGGCTTCAGAGCAACAGCTGGGTGACATCCGCAGGTGTGTTGAGACTTTAGCAAGTGAGAAAAGGGCTTTAGAGCACCAAATGGGAGAGAAAGTCCATGAAATGAATGATTTGCAGGCTACAGTAGCAAAGATGGAGCAAATGGTCCAAGAAGCCAGAGACGACCTCATCAGAATGACAGCACTGAAGGATGCTCTAGAGGCTGAAAAGGATGACTTGGAAGAAAGGCTCATGAATCAGCTGGCAGAACTTAATGGAAGTATTGGAAACTATCAGCAAGATGCAACAGACTTCCAAATCAAAAATGATCAACTGAAACATGAGCTTCAGAGTTTGCAGAGAATGATGCATGaactggaggaggagaaaagtcagatggcaaaggagaaaagcaaagcaagttcagaaaagcaaaaggaacttgtagaaaagctaaaatacaattggagaggagaaagcagcacaCATATAAAGGAGCTTCAAGAActgctgaaacagaaacagcaggagattaggcagctgcagaaggacTGTATCAAAAGCCAGGAAAAGAGCAGTAGTTTAGAAAAAACTGTTAAAGCTCTGGAATTTCTGCAGAGTGAGACTCAGAAAGAGGTAGAAGCAGCCAAAGAAACTTCAGCTAAAGCAGTTGAAGACACCAAGAAAGCCCAGGCAGAGCTTGCTCACTGCAGAGTAGTGTTGGATGACACTCAGAGTGAGGCAGCAAGGGTTTTAGCTGAGAGTATCAAAGTGAAAGAAGAGTTGCAAGCAAACaaagagcaaattaaaattcaaatgaagaaaaaggatgAGGACTTTGAGAGAAGACTGGAACAAGAAAAAGACAAGCACTcaaaggagatgaaaaacaTGGAAGCAAAGCTGGCAACATTGCAGAGGGAGAAGGACCATATGGAAACAACAGTTGGTGATCTGCAAGACTCCCTGAAGACAAAGGATCAAGAAGCCAGGCAACTGGAAGGCAATCTAAACAAAACACTAGCGCAGCTTGCAGCCTTCACCAGGAGCATGTCTTCCCTTCAGGATGATAGGGATAGAGTGATAGATGAATCAAAAACATGGGAGAAGAAATTCACTGAAACTAttcaaaagaaggaagaagaaatacGCTGTAAAGAGGAAGCTTGTACTGTGCTACAGGACCAGGTGAAACACATGACCATGCGTGTGGAAGAACTCCAGACTCATATATCCAG gctGGAATGCAACAAGAAAGACTGGGAGGCTGACTGCAGGAAGGAGATTCAGCATCATCAAAAGACATGTGAAAtattgcaggaggaaaaaaaagagcttttgaCTCAGCTTGAAGGGTCTCAGGAACTGTACAGCAAGTCTCAGAATGAACAGCAGGAACTGGAGTCAGAAATCAGCAGCCTAAGAGACCAGCTTGCTGACTTACAGAATTCCTTCACCAAATCTGAGCtggccagggaagagctggggaCTGTGGTCAAGCAACAAGAGATGAGTATCCAGAATTTTAAACTCAACTGTGAGCAGCTTGAAGCTGACCTGCAGGCTTCCAAGGACCTAACAAATAAGCTGCATGAAGAAACCAGTGCCAAAGATCAAAAGATCATGAGTTTGCTGTCTGCCAAGGAAGAAGCAGTGATGGCTGCTCTAGCTGAATTACAGCAGCAACATTCTGAAGAGATGAAAGAGTTGGAGTGTAGGCTAAGTAAGGAGGAAGATAATAAAAAAGCCTTGGAAAATGAGAAGAACAAATTTCTTGACAAACTCAATCATCTCACTGAAAAGATGAAGATAAGCAGAGAAGAAAGTAAGCAGCAGAAGGCACAGCTGGACTCCTTCACCAAGTCCATGTCCTCTCTGCAGGACGACCGAGACCGCATTCTGAGGGACTACAAGCAGCTTGAAGAACGCCATCTGGTTATAATCTTGGAAAAAGACCAGCTAATTcaagaggctgctgctgaaaacaaCAAGCTCAAGGAAGAAATGAGAAGTTTCCATAGCCAGATGGATGACCTGAACTCTGAGAATGCCAAGCTGAATGCAGACTTGGTGCAGTACAGAGAAGACCTTAACCAAGTGATTTCAATAAAGGACTCCCAGCAGAAGCAACTTCTCAAAATACAGCTTCAGCGGATCCAAACTCTGGAAAATGAGAAGGCAACCATagaaacacagctgaaagaGTCTCAGCATACTCAGGATGATCTCAGGAAGTGCATGGAGGCCTTAAGAGAGGATAAAGTCAATATGTCTCAAGAGATTGAAACTCTTATGTCCTCTCTGTCGCGGGTGCAGAGTGAGATGGCAGCGTTACATGAGGGGAGTCCCATCGTGGAGTGTCAAGCAGAACTGAAGGCTCGAGAGAAAGAGGTACAGCAACTGAGTCATGAGCTTTCCCTCTCCCAGAAAAGAATAAGAGAACTTGAGGGGGAGCTAGAATGTGTTCAGAGGGATGCAGCCAAGAGAGTGGGAGAGGCTGAGAACAGGCTTCGGAAGGAATTGAAGCACCTGCATCATGATGCAGGAATAATGAGGAACGAAACCGAGACAGCTGAAGAGAGAGTAGCGGAGTTGGCACGGGACTTGATGGAAATGGAACAGAAATTGCTTGAAGTCACAGATGAAAACAAAGATCTCAGAGCTCAAATTCAGTCTTTTGGGAGGTCCATGAGCTCTCTTCAGGATAGTCGAGACCAGGCCAATGAAGAGCTTcatattttgaaacagaaatattctgcaGACTTAGAGGATCAAAAGAGTCTAGTGCAGAATCTTCAGAAACAGATGGCTCAGCTACAAGAGGAGCAACGTTCCACTGTCAGGGACCGAGATAGGGTCAGGTCTGAGCTGACAGAACTGCAGAAGGCTATTGATGAAAGAGGTCTCTTGGCCCAGATTGAGGAACTTaatcagcagctcagagctAAAGATGATGAGCTTCTCCACTTGTCTTTGGAATTGGAAGGCTCTTCCAACCAAGTCAAATCTTTCTCCAAGGCTATGGCAAGCCTGCAGAATGACCGAGACCGTCTGCTGAATGAATTGGACAAAACACGTAAGATTGAAGAAGTGAAACAGCAAGCAGAAGGGAGCATTTCCACCACTGCTTCGGAAGTGCAGAGTCTGAAGAAGGCACTGGCCTCCTTGCAGAGTGACAGAGACAGAGTA GTAAGAGAGCTGGAGAATCTGCAGCAGCAATACATCCTGGTCGGGGTGGAAGCTGCTGAGAATTCTCGCTTaaaggcacagctgcagcagtgggagcaagAGGCAGACAAACAGCTTCGTCTGCAAGAACAGCTGAAGCAGGAAGGAGTTGTGTAccagcaggagctccagcagctcag ACAGGAGAAGACcacctgggaaaagcagagcagcagcatgaaGGAGCAGTACCTGATGGCCATTGCAGAGAAGGACAAGCAGCTGAGCCATTTACAAAGGCTCACACAGGAAATGAGGCTGCCCTTCAGCAAGTCTCAAACCATAGAGGAACAGCACCAAAGCAAG ACATCTCCAGAAGCCCTGAAAGGGGACTTTTCAAGCCCAGAAGCAGAGATGAAACACCTCCAGGCCCAGCTAAGTGACAGTCTGAAAGAACTGCACCAGAAGGAGCTCAGAATTCAGCAGTTAAACAGCAAG CTATCTCAggtttttgaggagaaaaatgccCTCTCCCTCCAGCTCCGAGGGAGCAGTCGGAGCACCTGTGAGAGCCACCAGCACTACAGCGAGGTCCTGAACCGCTGCCTAGTGCTTgagaggcagctccaggagctgcaggctgcagacAAGAGCATG GAGCTGTTTGCAACagatgctgctccaggagcacccCAAGAAAAGAATGAGTCACAGAGAGGCACTTACACACCTgaactgcaggagctgcagctgag GTTGTCTGAAACAGAACATTTACATAGCAGCACAAAGCAGGATATGAAGTAtttggaggagcagctgcaggaagaacagGACCGTCGTCTTGCTGCAGAGGAGGCGCTTTTTGCAGCACAGGATCAGATCAGGAG GTTGCAGTCAAGTGAGTGGTCGTCTTCCTTAAGTGCCAGCATTGATATGACTCCAGGTCACGAGCGGTCCTTGCTGATCGACTCCATGGATAATAATTCCAGCAGA ACCCGGAGTACTCCTGGACTACGACGCCTGTTACACTCTCTCTTTTACTCCCGGGCCCACTTGCCCCTGCTGGTGGCCATGTATCTGCTTGTTCTCCATGTCCTGCTCTTCCTGTGCTTCACAGGCCACCTGTGA